A genomic segment from Anaeromyxobacter sp. encodes:
- a CDS encoding 2-oxoacid:acceptor oxidoreductase subunit alpha, with amino-acid sequence MSKQIQQVETVTIRFVGDSGDGMQLTGTEFTRANALAGTDLATFPDYPAEIRAPAGSLAGVSGYQVNFGSREIHTPGDAPDVLVAMNPAALKTNLADLRQGGILIVNKGAFTEGNLEKAAYKTNPLDDETLKHTYKVVSVDMSMLTDHALQGSGLSSKETARCRNYFALGLMYWLYSRPMEQQLEQIAKKFGKKPQFVEANQKVFKAGYAFGETAEIGLARYEVPASKLAPGAYRTVTGNYAVALGFATMAKITGKQVFLGSYPITPATEILQEMAYFKEHGVVTFQAEDEIAGIGSAIGASFGGALACTTTSGPGLALKAEMMGLAVIAELPLVIVNVQRGGPSTGMPTKTEQSDLLVALFGRHGEAPLPVIAAQSPADCFWAAMEAMRCAVKWMTPVVLLTDGYLGNGSEPFKIPTAAELPKFEVKYQTTVNHDGQYMPYKRDAKLIRPWAVPGTPGLEHRIGGLEKDSMSGMVSYDGMNHERMVLTRAQKIANVVEDVPDVEVYGAASGDVLLVSWGGTFGSVRGAAEQLVQQGKSVGHVHLRWLNPLPKNLLEVMKRFKKVFVPEVNNGQLAFYLRGMFPGIDPLQYNRINGKPIKMAELAAKVLEVL; translated from the coding sequence ATGTCCAAGCAAATCCAGCAGGTCGAGACGGTCACCATCCGGTTTGTCGGCGACTCCGGCGACGGCATGCAGCTCACCGGCACCGAGTTCACCCGCGCCAACGCGCTCGCCGGGACCGACCTCGCCACCTTCCCGGACTACCCGGCCGAGATCCGCGCCCCGGCCGGCTCCCTGGCCGGCGTGTCCGGCTACCAGGTCAACTTCGGGTCGCGCGAGATCCACACCCCCGGCGACGCCCCCGACGTGCTGGTGGCGATGAACCCGGCCGCGCTCAAGACCAACCTGGCCGACCTGCGCCAGGGCGGCATCCTCATCGTCAACAAGGGCGCCTTCACCGAGGGCAACCTCGAGAAGGCGGCCTACAAGACCAACCCGCTCGACGACGAGACCCTGAAGCACACCTACAAGGTGGTCTCGGTCGACATGTCGATGCTGACCGACCACGCGCTGCAGGGCTCGGGCCTCTCCTCCAAGGAGACCGCCCGCTGCCGCAACTACTTCGCGCTCGGCCTCATGTACTGGCTCTACAGCCGGCCCATGGAGCAGCAGCTCGAGCAGATCGCCAAGAAGTTCGGGAAGAAGCCGCAGTTCGTGGAGGCCAACCAGAAGGTCTTCAAGGCCGGCTACGCCTTCGGCGAGACCGCCGAGATCGGGCTGGCCCGCTACGAGGTCCCGGCCTCCAAGCTGGCCCCGGGCGCCTACCGCACCGTCACCGGCAACTACGCCGTCGCGCTGGGCTTCGCCACCATGGCCAAGATCACCGGCAAGCAGGTCTTCCTCGGCTCGTACCCCATCACGCCGGCCACCGAGATCCTGCAGGAGATGGCGTACTTCAAGGAGCACGGCGTGGTGACGTTCCAGGCCGAGGACGAGATCGCCGGCATCGGCTCGGCCATCGGCGCCTCCTTCGGCGGCGCGCTGGCCTGCACCACCACCTCCGGCCCGGGCCTGGCGCTCAAGGCGGAGATGATGGGCCTGGCGGTCATCGCCGAGCTGCCGCTGGTCATCGTCAACGTGCAGCGCGGTGGCCCGTCCACCGGCATGCCCACCAAGACCGAGCAGTCCGACCTGCTGGTGGCGCTCTTCGGCCGCCACGGCGAGGCGCCCCTGCCGGTCATCGCGGCGCAGAGCCCGGCCGACTGCTTCTGGGCGGCCATGGAGGCCATGCGCTGCGCGGTCAAGTGGATGACCCCGGTGGTGCTGCTCACCGACGGCTACCTGGGCAACGGCTCCGAGCCGTTCAAGATCCCCACCGCCGCCGAGCTGCCCAAGTTCGAGGTGAAGTACCAGACCACCGTCAACCACGACGGCCAGTACATGCCGTACAAGCGCGACGCCAAGCTCATCCGGCCCTGGGCCGTGCCGGGCACCCCCGGCCTCGAGCACCGCATCGGCGGCCTCGAGAAGGACTCCATGTCCGGCATGGTGTCCTACGACGGCATGAACCACGAGCGCATGGTCCTGACCCGCGCGCAGAAGATCGCCAACGTGGTCGAGGACGTGCCGGACGTCGAGGTCTACGGCGCCGCCAGCGGCGACGTGCTGCTGGTCTCCTGGGGCGGCACCTTCGGCTCGGTGCGCGGCGCCGCCGAGCAGCTGGTGCAGCAGGGCAAGTCGGTGGGCCACGTCCACCTGCGCTGGCTCAACCCGCTGCCGAAGAACCTGCTGGAGGTCATGAAGCGGTTCAAGAAGGTGTTCGTGCCCGAGGTGAACAACGGGCAGCTGGCCTTCTACCTGCGCGGCATGTTCCCGGGCATCGACCCCCTCCAGTACAACCGGATCAACGGCAAGCCCATCAAGATGGCCGAGCTGGCCGCCAAGGTGCTCGAGGTCCTCTAG
- a CDS encoding FAD-binding protein, whose product MSAARAAALAELCARFPAGRLVVGDPERLEAYGRDESDLGAWPPEVVVQVESAEEVRAVFEVATRHRVPVVPVAARSGKSGGVLALEGGIAVSTERMGRILEIRPEDLTARVEPGVITGVLQAEVEKHGLFYPPDPNSLELCTIGGNVAENAGGPRALRYGVTREYVLGLTVVIPTGEILRVGKRTIKGVAGYDLAALLVGSEGTLGIVTEVTLKLLPRPRHVATALVVFGSVADAARAVSRVLAQGVIPRCLELMDDVSLEAIARTAPGRFPPGAGAMLLVETDGNDEEQVFAEIVRVAELCGEEAQGEVVVAQNEAQRREIWELRRWLSVNLKKVHPLKLSEDIAVPRSAIPAMVEEAKAIGRRLGLTVATYGHAGDGNLHCNVLYDRPEERPRVDQAVAAILRAAVDLGGTITGEHGVGLAKRDFLEYEQGPEVIALQRRIKAAFDPLGLLNPGKIFPPA is encoded by the coding sequence GTGAGCGCCGCCCGCGCCGCCGCGCTGGCCGAGCTGTGCGCCCGCTTCCCGGCCGGTCGGCTGGTGGTGGGCGACCCGGAGCGGCTGGAGGCCTATGGCCGCGACGAGTCCGACCTGGGCGCCTGGCCGCCCGAGGTGGTGGTGCAGGTGGAGTCCGCCGAGGAGGTGCGCGCCGTCTTCGAGGTGGCCACCCGCCACCGGGTCCCGGTGGTGCCGGTGGCGGCCCGCAGCGGCAAGTCGGGCGGGGTGCTGGCGCTGGAGGGCGGCATCGCGGTCTCCACCGAGCGGATGGGGCGCATCCTGGAGATCCGGCCGGAGGACCTGACGGCGCGGGTCGAGCCGGGCGTCATCACCGGGGTGCTGCAGGCGGAGGTCGAGAAGCACGGCCTGTTCTACCCGCCAGACCCCAACTCGCTGGAGCTGTGCACCATCGGCGGCAACGTGGCCGAGAACGCCGGCGGCCCGCGGGCGCTCAGGTACGGGGTGACCCGCGAGTACGTGCTGGGGCTCACCGTGGTGATCCCCACCGGCGAGATCCTGCGGGTGGGCAAGCGCACCATCAAGGGGGTGGCCGGCTACGACCTGGCGGCCCTGCTGGTGGGCAGCGAGGGCACCCTGGGCATCGTCACCGAGGTGACCCTGAAGCTGCTGCCCCGCCCGCGCCACGTGGCCACCGCGCTGGTGGTCTTCGGCTCGGTGGCGGACGCGGCCCGCGCCGTGTCGCGGGTGCTGGCCCAGGGGGTCATCCCGCGCTGCCTGGAGTTGATGGACGACGTCTCGCTGGAGGCCATCGCCCGCACCGCCCCGGGCCGCTTCCCCCCCGGCGCCGGCGCCATGCTGCTGGTGGAGACGGACGGCAACGACGAGGAGCAGGTCTTCGCCGAGATCGTGCGGGTGGCCGAGCTGTGCGGCGAGGAGGCCCAGGGCGAGGTGGTGGTGGCCCAGAACGAGGCGCAGCGGCGGGAGATCTGGGAGCTGCGACGCTGGCTCTCGGTCAACCTGAAGAAGGTGCACCCGCTCAAGCTCTCGGAGGACATCGCCGTGCCGCGCTCGGCCATCCCGGCCATGGTGGAGGAGGCCAAGGCCATCGGGCGGCGCCTCGGGCTCACGGTGGCCACCTACGGCCACGCCGGCGACGGCAACCTGCACTGTAACGTCCTCTACGATCGGCCGGAGGAGCGGCCGCGGGTCGACCAGGCGGTGGCGGCCATCCTGAGGGCGGCGGTGGACCTGGGGGGCACCATCACCGGCGAGCACGGGGTGGGGCTCGCCAAGCGCGACTTCCTCGAATACGAGCAGGGCCCCGAGGTCATCGCGCTGCAGCGGCGCATCAAGGCGGCCTTCGACCCGCTCGGGCTCCTCAACCCCGGAAAGATCTTTCCACCGGCCTGA
- a CDS encoding SDR family oxidoreductase, whose protein sequence is MAEQRVVILGAAGFIGSHLTDRFLADGHAVLGVDNLITGTLRNLEHLAREPRFELLQQDICLPLRVTGPVAAVLDFASPASPIDYLEHPFETLHVGSLGVESALRLAEEKGARFLLSSTSEVYGDPLEHPQRESYWGNVNPIGPRSVYDEAKRFAEAITMAYRRYKKVETRIARIFNTYGPRMRLDDGRVVPTLVGQALRGEPLTVFGDGSQTRSFCYVDDNVEGMVRLLRSDTDQPVNIGNPAEMTILAFAEAVRRHVGADCTIVHRPLPQDDPKVRQPDITRARQVLGWEPKVDFEEGMRRTVPWFRERVAGRA, encoded by the coding sequence ATGGCAGAGCAGCGGGTGGTCATCCTGGGGGCCGCCGGCTTCATCGGCAGCCACCTCACCGACCGGTTCCTGGCCGACGGCCACGCCGTCCTGGGCGTCGACAACCTCATCACCGGTACCCTGCGGAACCTGGAGCACCTGGCGCGCGAGCCGCGCTTCGAGCTCCTGCAGCAGGACATCTGCCTGCCGCTCCGGGTGACCGGGCCGGTGGCGGCGGTGCTCGACTTCGCCTCGCCGGCCTCGCCCATCGACTACCTGGAGCACCCCTTCGAGACCCTGCACGTCGGCTCCCTGGGCGTGGAGAGCGCGCTGCGCCTGGCCGAGGAGAAGGGGGCCCGCTTCCTGCTCTCCTCCACCAGCGAGGTCTACGGCGATCCCCTGGAGCACCCGCAGCGCGAGAGCTACTGGGGCAACGTCAACCCCATCGGCCCGCGCTCGGTCTACGACGAGGCCAAGCGCTTCGCCGAGGCCATCACCATGGCCTACCGGCGCTACAAGAAGGTGGAGACCCGCATCGCCCGCATCTTCAACACCTACGGGCCGCGCATGCGCCTCGACGACGGGCGGGTGGTGCCCACCCTGGTGGGCCAGGCGCTGCGCGGCGAGCCGCTGACGGTCTTCGGCGACGGCTCCCAGACCCGCAGCTTCTGCTACGTGGACGACAACGTGGAGGGGATGGTGCGCCTCCTCCGGTCCGACACCGACCAGCCGGTCAACATCGGCAACCCGGCCGAGATGACCATCCTGGCCTTCGCCGAGGCGGTGCGCCGCCACGTCGGCGCGGACTGCACCATCGTGCACCGGCCCCTGCCGCAGGACGACCCCAAGGTGCGCCAGCCGGACATCACGCGGGCCCGCCAGGTGCTGGGGTGGGAGCCGAAGGTCGACTTCGAGGAGGGGATGCGTCGCACCGTCCCCTGGTTCCGCGAGCGGGTGGCCGGGCGGGCCTGA
- a CDS encoding SDR family oxidoreductase: MSLASAIVTGGGRGIGEAVARALTARGLTVTVFARTAAEVERVVDGGGAALAVAGDVSSEADVARLLAAHQAALGPCDLLVNDAGILVRGLVEELTLERWRASLDVNLTGAFLCARAVVPGMKARRRGRIVNVASISATLGTAGASAYNASKWGLLGLTRCLAEELRPHGVQALAVSPGSTDTAMLRQTPFAPAMTPADVARVVIFAALDAPDAATGANLEVFG, translated from the coding sequence GTGAGCCTGGCCAGCGCCATCGTCACCGGGGGCGGACGCGGCATCGGCGAGGCCGTGGCCCGGGCGCTCACGGCGCGCGGCCTGACCGTGACGGTCTTCGCCCGCACCGCGGCCGAGGTGGAGCGGGTGGTGGACGGCGGCGGCGCGGCCCTGGCCGTGGCCGGCGACGTGTCCAGCGAGGCCGACGTGGCCCGGCTGCTGGCGGCGCACCAGGCGGCCCTCGGCCCCTGCGACCTGCTGGTGAACGACGCCGGCATCCTGGTGCGCGGCCTGGTGGAGGAGCTCACCCTGGAGCGCTGGCGCGCCTCGCTCGACGTCAACCTGACCGGCGCCTTCCTCTGCGCCCGGGCGGTGGTCCCCGGCATGAAGGCCCGCCGCCGCGGCCGCATCGTCAACGTGGCCTCCATCTCCGCCACCCTGGGCACCGCCGGGGCCAGCGCCTACAACGCCTCCAAGTGGGGGCTGCTGGGCCTGACCAGGTGCCTGGCCGAGGAGCTCCGGCCCCACGGGGTGCAGGCGCTGGCGGTCTCGCCGGGCAGCACCGACACCGCCATGCTGCGCCAGACCCCCTTCGCCCCGGCCATGACGCCGGCCGACGTGGCCCGGGTGGTGATCTTCGCGGCCCTCGACGCGCCGGACGCCGCCACCGGCGCCAACCTGGAGGTCTTCGGGTGA
- a CDS encoding GTP cyclohydrolase I, with protein sequence MSAGKRRPAPASPAAARLARATEAFLDALELPAEVRRGADLAGTPGRVAEAWREDLLDGYRQDPARILGGGMPAPGHGLVAVTGIDFHSVCPHHLLPSRGLAHLAYVPGDRVVGFGQLARLVDALAHRLVLQEDLARQVAEALVAHAGARGAACLLEAEQMCLSVRGEERPRARAHTQSFAGVMARDEALQRRFLAAVARGPGRPAGGARRR encoded by the coding sequence GTGTCCGCCGGTAAGCGGCGCCCTGCCCCGGCCAGCCCGGCCGCCGCCCGGCTGGCGCGCGCCACCGAGGCCTTCCTCGACGCCCTGGAGCTGCCGGCCGAGGTGCGCCGCGGCGCCGACCTGGCCGGCACGCCCGGGCGGGTGGCCGAGGCCTGGCGCGAGGACCTGCTGGACGGCTACCGCCAGGACCCGGCCCGGATCCTGGGGGGCGGCATGCCGGCGCCGGGCCACGGCCTGGTGGCGGTGACCGGCATCGACTTCCACTCGGTCTGCCCGCACCACCTGCTGCCGTCGCGCGGCCTGGCGCACCTGGCCTACGTCCCGGGTGACCGGGTGGTGGGGTTCGGCCAGCTGGCCCGCCTGGTGGACGCCCTGGCGCACCGGCTGGTGCTGCAGGAGGACCTGGCCCGGCAGGTGGCCGAGGCGCTGGTGGCCCACGCCGGCGCGCGCGGCGCCGCCTGCCTGCTGGAGGCCGAGCAGATGTGCCTGTCGGTGCGCGGCGAGGAGCGGCCGCGGGCGCGGGCCCACACCCAGAGCTTCGCCGGGGTGATGGCGCGCGACGAGGCGCTGCAGCGCCGCTTCCTGGCGGCGGTGGCGCGTGGCCCGGGGCGCCCGGCCGGCGGCGCGAGGCGCCGGTGA
- a CDS encoding 2-oxoacid:ferredoxin oxidoreductase subunit beta produces MAENTSLPVYTKKDFESGVDPRWCPGCGDFSIINQVQKALPAAGKKREDIVFISGIGCSSRFPYYMNNYGMHTLHGRAPSFASGLKVSRPELMVWIVTGDGDALAIGGNHFIHAMRRNIDLKMLMFNNRIYGLTKGQTSPTSEIGKKTKSMPHGSPDAPFNPPALALGAGATFVARTIDVEGAHMGAVLKAAAEHKGSGFTEIYQNCPVFNDGAYTAITEKSVKVDALLRMEHGKPLLFGKDNKKGIRFNPQTAELEVVTLGEGGVTEKDVLVHDVKRDDPTIAFMMANLALKPGFPTPIGVFRAVSRPTAEDLTWQMIEAAKTKKGDVDVTKLLAGGDTWQIK; encoded by the coding sequence ATGGCCGAGAACACTTCCCTGCCCGTCTACACCAAGAAGGACTTCGAGTCCGGCGTCGACCCGCGCTGGTGCCCGGGCTGCGGCGACTTCTCCATCATCAACCAGGTGCAGAAGGCGCTCCCCGCGGCGGGCAAGAAGCGCGAGGACATCGTCTTCATCTCCGGCATCGGCTGCTCGTCGCGCTTCCCGTACTACATGAACAACTACGGGATGCACACGCTGCACGGCCGCGCGCCCTCCTTCGCCTCCGGGCTGAAGGTGTCGCGCCCGGAGCTGATGGTCTGGATCGTCACCGGCGACGGCGACGCGCTGGCCATCGGCGGCAACCACTTCATCCACGCTATGCGGCGCAACATCGACCTCAAGATGCTGATGTTCAACAACCGCATCTACGGCCTGACCAAGGGCCAGACGTCGCCGACCTCCGAGATCGGCAAGAAGACCAAGTCGATGCCGCACGGCTCGCCGGACGCGCCGTTCAACCCGCCGGCCCTGGCGCTGGGCGCGGGCGCCACCTTCGTGGCCCGCACCATCGACGTGGAGGGCGCCCACATGGGCGCCGTGCTCAAGGCGGCGGCCGAGCACAAGGGCAGCGGCTTCACCGAGATCTACCAGAACTGCCCGGTGTTCAACGACGGCGCCTACACCGCCATCACCGAGAAGTCGGTGAAGGTCGACGCGCTGCTCCGCATGGAGCACGGCAAGCCGCTGCTCTTCGGCAAGGACAACAAGAAGGGCATCCGCTTCAACCCGCAGACCGCCGAGCTCGAGGTGGTGACCCTGGGTGAGGGCGGCGTGACCGAGAAGGACGTCCTGGTCCACGACGTCAAGCGCGACGACCCGACCATCGCCTTCATGATGGCCAACCTGGCCCTCAAGCCGGGCTTCCCCACGCCCATCGGCGTCTTCCGCGCCGTCTCGCGGCCGACCGCCGAGGACCTGACCTGGCAGATGATCGAGGCCGCCAAGACCAAGAAGGGCGACGTCGACGTGACCAAGCTGCTGGCCGGCGGCGACACCTGGCAGATCAAGTAG
- the queD gene encoding 6-carboxytetrahydropterin synthase QueD, whose translation MPPTDYTDRRSMRLDVEFTFAAAHRLPRYEGPCFRMHGHNYKFFVAVEGEVDPHTGMIADFGDVKRIVGELVLAQVDHRTLNDTLDNPTAENIARWIWETLDGRLPGLAEVRLFEIPDSCVTYRGPGVRR comes from the coding sequence ATGCCGCCCACCGACTACACCGACCGCCGCAGCATGCGCCTGGACGTGGAGTTCACCTTCGCCGCGGCCCACCGGCTGCCGCGCTACGAGGGGCCGTGCTTCCGCATGCACGGCCACAACTACAAGTTCTTCGTGGCCGTGGAGGGCGAGGTCGATCCGCACACCGGGATGATCGCCGACTTCGGCGACGTCAAGCGCATCGTGGGCGAGCTGGTGCTGGCGCAGGTGGACCACCGCACCCTCAACGACACGCTGGACAACCCCACCGCCGAGAACATCGCCCGCTGGATCTGGGAGACGCTGGACGGCCGGCTGCCGGGGCTGGCCGAGGTGCGCCTCTTCGAGATCCCCGACTCCTGCGTCACCTACCGGGGGCCGGGTGTCCGCCGGTAA
- a CDS encoding integration host factor subunit alpha: protein MTKADIIESVYEKVGFSKKEAAEIVEMVFDTIKETLEQGEKIKISGFGNFIVRDKKSRVGRNPQTGEEIEISARRVLTFRPSQVLKNALNASAVAHEAAKAAAAAAAAAQGTSGTGSAS from the coding sequence GTGACCAAGGCCGACATCATCGAGAGCGTCTACGAGAAGGTGGGCTTCTCCAAGAAGGAGGCCGCCGAGATCGTCGAGATGGTCTTCGACACCATCAAGGAGACCCTTGAGCAGGGCGAGAAGATCAAGATCAGCGGCTTCGGCAACTTCATCGTCCGGGACAAGAAGTCCCGCGTCGGCCGGAACCCCCAGACCGGCGAGGAGATCGAGATCTCGGCACGCCGGGTCCTCACCTTCCGCCCGAGCCAGGTGCTCAAGAACGCCCTCAACGCCTCGGCCGTGGCCCACGAGGCGGCCAAGGCCGCCGCGGCCGCCGCCGCCGCCGCCCAGGGCACCTCCGGGACCGGCTCGGCCTCCTGA
- a CDS encoding ribbon-helix-helix domain-containing protein, whose amino-acid sequence MARKKISTTVYITPEQGERLKLLHDRTRVPVAEYIRQGIDLVLEKYRGALPGQLTLEDLGRGKREG is encoded by the coding sequence ATGGCCCGGAAGAAGATCTCCACCACCGTCTACATCACGCCCGAGCAGGGGGAGCGGCTCAAGCTCCTGCACGACCGGACGCGCGTGCCGGTGGCCGAGTACATCCGGCAGGGCATCGACCTGGTGCTGGAGAAGTACCGCGGCGCCCTGCCGGGACAGCTGACGCTCGAGGACCTCGGGCGCGGCAAGCGCGAGGGGTAG
- the nirD gene encoding nitrite reductase small subunit NirD, which yields MRHRVARLDQLPERVGWLVTVGDRELALFRLGRRVYALDNQCPHRGAALAFGEVHGEELRCPLHAWPFHIPTGACPEFPGVAVATYPVQVESGEVYVEL from the coding sequence GTGAGGCACCGGGTGGCGCGGCTCGACCAGCTGCCGGAGCGGGTCGGATGGCTCGTCACGGTGGGTGACCGCGAGCTGGCCCTGTTCCGCCTGGGGCGCCGGGTCTACGCGCTCGACAACCAGTGCCCGCACCGCGGCGCCGCCCTGGCCTTCGGCGAGGTGCACGGCGAGGAGCTGCGCTGCCCGCTGCACGCCTGGCCCTTCCACATCCCCACCGGCGCCTGCCCCGAGTTCCCCGGCGTGGCGGTGGCCACCTACCCGGTGCAGGTGGAGAGCGGCGAGGTCTACGTCGAGCTATAA
- a CDS encoding tetratricopeptide repeat protein, translating into MSPAPLLLLLLALSACAPSPLVHPRAAEQLRRGYAHLAAGDAERAEVAFEHALAFAPDLPEGWNGLGVVARARGDAEGARRGFRRAVRLAPAFAEGHANLGEALLAAGRTGEAEDALRTALRLDPDLAGARLNLARAHLQAGLLDAGARPARWAEARREYLHLLEAAPEQALAHQDLAFLDYLAGRLDAAEAGYRRAAALAPSPEALHGLCLALVGLGRCREGRAACEACLGLAPAAEACRVSRRGAEACGG; encoded by the coding sequence ATGTCCCCTGCCCCGCTCCTCCTCCTCCTGCTCGCCCTCTCGGCCTGCGCCCCGTCACCCCTGGTGCACCCGCGCGCCGCCGAGCAGCTCCGCCGCGGCTACGCCCACCTGGCGGCCGGCGACGCCGAGCGGGCCGAGGTGGCCTTCGAGCACGCGCTGGCCTTCGCCCCCGACCTGCCCGAGGGGTGGAACGGCCTGGGCGTGGTGGCGCGGGCCCGCGGCGACGCCGAGGGCGCCCGCCGCGGCTTCCGGCGGGCCGTCCGCCTGGCCCCGGCCTTCGCCGAGGGACACGCCAACCTGGGCGAGGCGCTGCTGGCGGCCGGGCGCACCGGCGAGGCGGAGGACGCCCTGCGCACCGCCCTGCGCCTCGACCCGGACCTGGCCGGCGCGCGGCTCAACCTGGCGCGGGCCCACCTGCAGGCCGGCCTGCTCGACGCAGGCGCGCGCCCGGCGCGCTGGGCCGAGGCGCGGCGCGAGTACCTGCACCTGCTGGAGGCCGCCCCGGAGCAGGCCCTGGCCCACCAGGACCTGGCCTTCCTCGACTACCTGGCCGGCCGGCTCGACGCGGCCGAGGCCGGCTACCGTCGGGCCGCGGCGCTGGCGCCGTCGCCGGAGGCGCTGCACGGGCTCTGCCTGGCGCTGGTGGGGCTGGGGCGCTGCCGGGAGGGGCGCGCCGCCTGCGAGGCCTGCCTGGGCCTGGCCCCCGCGGCCGAGGCCTGCCGGGTGAGCCGGCGGGGCGCCGAGGCCTGCGGCGGGTGA